In Pyrus communis chromosome 11, drPyrComm1.1, whole genome shotgun sequence, the sequence acgaacaaaaaaagaaagaagtttGTATAGAGGGAGGACAAACAGAATCAGCTTGTTCATATGCGTTGGTCTTGTTATGTACCCGAAAAACTTCGTACTGGATTACGTAAATACATGGATGTACAGATGTTTATATATCTCTCATGTGCTTTATACAAATTTATGTGCCCGCTCACAAGTTAAAAGTATACTCCGGTTTATTCTATGCACCCAGATATTGATCATTGAATTCTTGACTAAAGATCTGATGGCCAAAAACCTCGGTGTATCCTGTGCGTCAGAGCAATCCGAAAATCCAGTGCCGGGTGTGATTCTCAAAGAGAATGCTGGCCGAAGTGCCTTTAAAAGATGTTGGACTGCCACAAAAAATGGCACCGGGGCGCACGATTCATTCGAAGCAGACAATGCATGTTTTGTGCCATGAGCAGTGAGCACAGTACATTTAAATCGAACAAATGCATCATATGCGCGTGACGTTACAAGTTTAATGTGTCATGCAAGGCGCATTTTGCGTCGCCACTGGCTTGTAATTCTCTTTTAATTGCTTTAATCCGAAAGCCAAAAATAAACAAGGGCGTGTGGAGAGAGAAAATGGGCGTGACCCTGAAGTCAACTAATGTGTTTGCGAACATACTTTTAAGCTGAATTATATACCAAATTGTATCAGCCATGTGTCGAGACTCATTAGCAAAATAAAAGGTGGACTCGCCTTCTTATATCGCAGAAATTGGCCGGTAGAATAATGCTGTCATGAATTATGCAAGTTATCGAACTATTTTACTCTCTTCAAGTCTGTAGAGCATCAGCAATGGAACCTGCAAGACTTAACACCTCGAAGGGAGCTTTATTAGCTACGGCTTTGACTGTGAGAGGGCAGGAATCCGTGATCCAAAAGTAGGCAAATGCCTTCTCCAAGCCATCTGAATATCAAATCAGGATCGGAATAAGGTTCATGGAAATTACAAGCACAACATAGACAACAGCATGGAGGTACTTACCATCCTTGTGAGTGAACCGCTCCCATGAGCGTTTAGGAAATACACCGTGGGTTACATAAGCGCTAACCTTGGCTGCACCATGAGCTGCCAAGACTTTCTGCCAGAATACGAAGgacacaaaatgaatgatttgAGGCAAATTTGAAGTTCCGAAAGCATCACATTTTGAAATGTATCTGACGTACACATAACAATAACAGATACAAAGCTACGAGAAGTAATCAgaaataatttagaaaaaacgAAGGCAAGGTCCATGATCTAGTCCAAGCTCGATAAAATAAAGCTAGCCATATTCTAGTAACTGAGGAATTGCAATGTTGAAAGAACTTAAACTTGTCAAAATTCGGAAGCAACAGATTTGAAGGTACATAAACTGCAGGGAAGAAAAATGTTTATGAGCCATTACCTGGCACTCAATTAGGGTGCCGCCAGATTGCACTAAGTCATCAACGACGACTACATGACAACCAGCAGGATTTCCCTCCTTTATCCGAACTATCCTCTTGTCACCTTCACGAACCTTATTGCACACCACCTGCATTTAAACAATATCCAATTCACAAAGGTgatatttgaaataaattatacaaaataattctcacttttgagagaaaCTCAGACTAACCATGGGAAAATGATCCAACTGCTTGTGGAATCGCTTCCATGCTCCATCATCAGGAAATGCAACAACTATCTGGAAGCAGACTACAGTTAGTatggaaatataaaaaaatacagaaaatacAGCTAGTTAGCCAGCATTCCTAGACAAGGCAtggaaaccaaacaaaatttacTGTAATGAAGCATTGTGAGACGCATGGAAGATAATGCGCACGCTCACCTTATCGGAGTCAGAAAGCTGGTGGAGACGCTGCTTTAAGAGTGGAATTCCAGTCTCAAACAAAGGCAAAACATGGTCCCCAAAATAAAACCTTTCCTGCATAAAAATTAAACTGAAGTAATTAACACAAATATTCAgccaaaaaaaaagtaatgacaAGCGATAATTTACAGTCTCACACTACTATATTACACCTCAATGAAACAAATATGCATAAATTTTAGAATCTATATGTGCAAACAACTTGATAGAAGAATTTGTGTcagaaaatgtaaaaaaaatgacaagtttaattatattaaaaattaaaaagctcATGCATGAGAACAAAGATAAGGCGAAAAAACCATCATAACTGAACAAACCTGTAAAGCATGGATGTCATAGATGACTAAACTGGTTGGGCCACCTCTGGATATGGGAATATTTGACAGCATTCTCGCCATGGTAAACGCAGTTGCTACATCCCCTTCTTCTTCCATTCTTTCGAAGGAACCAGTTGGAAAGAAAGGCAATACTAATGTGAAGGACGCAACAAATAGTCGAGGCAGTGCATATATTACAGAAAGCTGCTCAAAGATAACTCCTTGGGAGTTGAAGGATCCCAGAAAGGCAACATGTTGGCCTCGAAGATCTTGTGCATTGTTTATAAATATGTTTGGAAACCCGTCATCAAAATTCCTGTATAAATTCGATCTCAATTAGTATTCCTACTCATCTTACACAGTTTATTTGAGTATTACACAACAGAAGCCATCTGTACAAGCATAACACAAGCGGCTAGTTTAACCCTTCGATAATTACTAATCGACATCCCTACAAATCTTCTCTATTCCCACTTATCTGGCTTAAAAGATTCCATACACTTTCCAATTTACCCAGCATTCAAGTTATCCACTTTCCCAAACTCTTATAGGGCAGAAGCGTTACAAAAGAACAAAAGCTTGGTTCATTTGGTTTTCttcaattaatattaattgcatCACTACCTTCAGAAAACTAAACAGGCAAAAGAAAATTACCCAACTTTTGTTTTCATTAAGTTAGCTGAAATAACAAGTACCCATCTCAAATTCATCACTAATAGACAAAACAAATCAGATTTAGTAACATGGGTAGTAATGCAAACTATCAAGCAGAACAATAAAGGGGAAAAAAACATGAGAGAGCAtgttagagagaaagagagagagagagagagagagagagagagagaggaggtggGGGACCTCCATTTGATGGTCTGGAGGATGATGTGGTCGGACTGAGAAGCGACCTGGCGAGCAAGGTCTTCGCACTCGGCACAGTAGAAGAGGTAGAGTTGCTTCTGCTGTGACTTGTCCATGGCCGTCTGTCTTTCAAAAGAAACAGAAGTTTACAGAACGCACAAACTCCAATGAGACAGACAAGGGGTTTCAGGGAGATAGTGAGTTGTAAAACTTGTATAAAGAGTTACGCACCTCTACATCTGaggtgtttttaattttttttataagaaaactaatggaaaaatttgaaaactttgaattttaatgataaaaaaaaaataaagggtaaagtaaatagtatcatgattgattttttagtgtaaaaatgtaattttttgttaaaataaatagtactgtAGACTTTtagttaaaacttttttttttattttttatattgccTCTTTCAAAGTTTTAAAATTGTCTTAATTTATACTTTGTGACTTTGTCTAACGATTTATATAATCttcattaaattgatgacatGGTGAGTATGAAACTCGtaattatgatgacatgtaagTAATATCTGCACCATATTAACTAAGAAACTTGTCAACTTAATGAATATTTAGACGTTTAAATATCTATAAGGtataaattgatacaatttggAGGACAAAGTGAGAAAATTGAAACTTAAGGACTAATCTTGGTTTTGCTTCGATTGCGGTCTTCCCAACCCCCTTCGATCGTGGTTTTGTAGTGGCGGCAGCGTCAACTGTGTTGGTGTAGAGTTTGATGTTAGGGTTTCATGTATTATGGGCCTCTACTTTTAGGGCTTTAGACTTGGTTCTGAGCTAATGCAACTTTCTTTTTGctatttgttttttgggttttttttaaaagaaatttaacaaaaagattatggtactgtttactttaacgaaaaatcatatttttacactaaaaagtcaatcatggttctattcactttatcctttattttgtcattattgttaaaactcaaaattttcaaaccattttcattagttttttttaattgtttaattaaatGCATTCTCATtaccaaaagaagaagaaaaaatcatCTCAAACCTTGCAGGTATAAAATTTAGTTAGCCTTTTTTTTCCAATGCGTATAGAGTTTGTTTGGTtactcttactttttttttttttttttgtcaattttattttatttttggcaacTTTAAAAGCCAATTATGccaaagttttttttaataccCTATCCATCAATGATCTATCAAACCTATGTCCCCACATCCTTCTACAAAAGGAAAAAGTTAATTACAATTTTATTCCTATATACAGATACTTAAATGACAATTTGATTCATAAAAAAtgacaatttaaatttaagaacatattaaaaagttttttttaataaatttagttGTCTTTTATGTGTGATGTTATTGGCACTAAAAAAGTTATCGTGCAtcctaaactttttattttttgaaaaaaaaaatatacttgtcAGAAATGCACTATGACTTTTTTATAGTGCTAATagcatcttttttttattattatttatttatttatcgaACAAAATTATGTACCCAACTTTAATACGCAATTAGTGAGGCCCATTTTACTTAGACGTTCCCACCCAATGTCTTTTTCCCGACTAACATTATATTCCACCACCACAAAAAGCTAAAAAGTTGAAATGCTATTTTTTCACCCAATACTATTAATTTCTAAAACAACCTTTAataccatttttaatttttcaaaagaacACATATTAGAGTGCTGATATGACCGATCGAGGCTCCACTCATCGCCAAAATCTCCCTTCTCGCTTTTTAATCTCATTAGAATTTTAGAATCCAATTACTTCCCAGATTCCCAGCCGATTGCTCTCCAAACCCCCAAAGCAACCCCTTTCCCTCCCCTTTCAAATCCCACGATCAAGCCTCAAGCCTCATGCCGCATTCTTAAAATTTCATCATCATGTCTTATTTAAAATTCGCAACAAACCAATCCCACCCCTCCAAGTCCAATTCCTATTTCTAGTCttccatttcatttttcaaaatttaaataatattacatTGGTAAAATGTTTTAAACAACTATTATATATGATTAAACTAGaggaatataaaatgaaaaaaaaaaaacttatttgaaAGAATTGATTGAGATAGTTGACAAAGAAATGGTGAACAAAGAAgagaatctttttttttccttttttttttttttttttttttttttttccttttggtcaTTAGATGTCATTTTACAAGAGGGTAAAATTGGTATCAAAATTTTAGTAAAAGGTGGGTGGAGAGACAAGACAATAGGTTGAGTTTATCAACATTCTtcatgacacaccctgacccggaatgtccacctgAACTTCGAATCGAGctatgctggccgacacctggagggtgacgaagccataaagtgtagtgatgtggaaatgagaataaatttaaacgtaaaagtgcctaaatacaagagtgcgttgtgagcgagaatgaacccaattcacacgtgatgacagagcataagtacagtacagTGAAGTAGGGTGAGAAATTATACCATTGAAGGTAAATGTCTAccccaagatttgccaagaatcctcgtcgatatgaAAGCTTAGCTACTAAAAtctggaggggtgaaaaacaagggtgagtgggcctgaaaataaagttttaataaaaacctatgaaaacgttataacccaTCGccataaaacatgtatagtttccaaaatatacatactacgtatagtatgaaaatacttaccacagcctacaaaacataaataagGCATGACATCCCAAAATCATGAAATCTCAACagtaatataagtaaaatcGGGTGCTCAACAACCTATGCTAGCACACCAgttggagttgcctaatgcGACTTGTACGACTAAACTAATTTGCTCATCCAtctatgctaacacacgagtttaagtcacctaatgtgacctgtatgaTAGGACTAAGTgtaataatatacgctctagtgctacaatcacgtgaaaacTAGTGTTATTCGCTGTCACATATGAGTCGGAATTGCCTATTGCaatctgtacgacaggactggcacctacttggatccaaggcgagcgtgcggTGCTAatgtgaacaacacgtgaaagactagccTGGCCCTAGGCTGAGCACTAACACCTGGGTGTAGCAATGATGAGCAGACTATATGAATATATGCATGCCATAATGATTTAATAATTCCAATCAACATAATAACcttacctgaacttacctgcgcATCCTGTAATTATTTTAGCATTTCGCAACAATACAACATTTATGAGCATGTAAAAttcatatgaatatgccatgacaaTATATTTCATAAATTCCATCATTTCGCTATTTCTTATAAACTTTAGTCAAAGCCAAGCATACATAAGGAATTCTTTTCCAAatgcataaatggaaactatcaatcatatatctctactaattaataaaacactcattgttagccaaaatcctatgaaattaccagtttaaccctctaattaaaacagaacatgaataagaaatatggggtagaaatgtaatttcacacaaccaaattttgcttttttttttcaaagcctcaccttcatgtaatcctaacatatctctaattaaaaaaataaaaacaaataaaaacaaaaaaaactgcatactcccacattctctattactctcttcctctctccttctatttcaaaaatacaaataaaaaactttcTCACACaatttgtgtgtgcccatatgctagtatatactataaaaaggaaaagacccactcacctgaagtccgcactacaactccctagcatgaATATCAAGGCATCACGAACAATCGgcacctagaacaattatcaaatcacatctcagaattcttatcgatagaacacataacttacataaaacacatccccaaggatgttctagaatgatttgaaacccattgaccaaaagtcaaccgtcgatcaaagatcgacagtAGGATCCACAATCTTATGTAACTCGATCCAGAAGATCCGCAACTCGGATTTCTGATCTGAAACTTCCAAATacccacattatgcttctagaaaaacatactaaaattttattatgatctaaCAGTttgatctccgccaattgcaaattcaagtggcggtcaacgttttatttcacaaactcacaaatccaattcgggaagattcATACGTCGAATTCCCAATCCGTCAATTCCTATTGTCCttaaatattacatactataatgtattaaggttgggtgatgatccaacggttggatcgtcaattcatataAGGATCAAGTGGTTGTCTCTATCAAAATTATGTTCAAacgatgaaatttcatcaaTCGGATTTCACCTATGGAATTGGGGTATCAAATTGAGTCTAGGAAGGGCAGGTTGGGTCTTGGCCCACGTGCCGCTGCACGTAGTGGCCGCCCGCCCCGACTCACCTGAAAattaaactattttaaaaattcccaaatttcacataaatgaagatcttaatgagtagagcaagttttatacctgtggTCAAGTCCAATTGGTCGGGAAAGGCCCCAATTTCACTCAAACCAGTCGGAAACCCTAAAATGAGTGTTATTCGATTCGACCTCCTCGGTGCTCCGCTGCCCCTACAACTGATTGGGCTTTATTCCATGGCTCAAGGGGAGTCTAATGGCGATGGAGATTGACGAGATTTGCTTTAGAAATGGCGGATTGTAGCTATAGAACCCTCGCCGCTGTCGTAGCTGTTAATCTCGAAATGGGCCAAATCCCGTTGTGTTATGGGtggaaaatgaaggaaaagaaGCATGATGATGTTTTCAGGTGGTGGAGAGTCCCGAATCGCTAGAGAAACATCGAAAATGGCTGCAATAATTGGGTCGCTCGGGTTGAAGACTGGTTAAGGGGGTTGGTTGGTTCCCCCTTTCCCTCATTTTCTCTTGTTCTCCTTCCTGATTGGTCAGGCTTTCCTCCCTATTCTCCTGATTTGTTCCTCATCTCCTTCTCTCATCCTCCGATTGGGCAGCTCTGCCCAATCCCTTATCTTCtgtttcttctcttcctcgatTGCTTTCTTTTCCTATCTCAGCCACACACATATGGCATAACaatttagtagtttaaaatagtataatataattaaaatagtGATTTCTTTAAAAATACTTTCGGATTCGTAGCTTCGTAAAATTTTAACCGTAGCTCTGATTTCGATTCCGCTTGCGCCTTCGTGTTTGTATCGTTGAGTACTATTTAATTATGATagcgagaaaaataatttaaagctgCATAATTACATCCACGTCACTTTGTCAACAAGGGCATAAATGTCAATTCACATACTCGGGGAGAATTTACATAggaaattagggacgggtcgtcacaacctaccccccttaagaaaatttcatccccaaAATTTTAACGCTGACTACAGATCAATCAAAGAACAAACGTGGATACAAGTCTTGCATGCGCTCCTTTGTCTCCCAAGTATCAATTGAATGGTTTCTCCATAAGACTTTCACCATATGAACGGTCTTGGTTCTGAGAACTTTATCGTTCCATTCAAGAATAGTCACTGGaacctcatcataagtcaagtCCGAGTTGATCTCTAATGGCGGAAGAGGAATCACATGTGATGGATCATAAACGTATCTCCGTAGCATCGACATGTGGAACACATTATGTACCCTCGATAACTCTAGAGGTAGATCAAGTCAGTAAGCGACTTCACCAACTTGCTCAATAATCTGATATGGTCCGATGTAACAAGGGCTCAGcttcattttctttctgaatCGTACAACACCTTTCCACGGTGACAACTTTAAGAATACCCAATCACCAACCTTATATACTTTGTCGGTCGAGTGTCTGTCGGCTATACTCTTCTGTCGATCTTGTGCTACTTTCAGGTTAGCCTTTATCACCTAAATATTTTGTGTCGTCTCGTCCACGATCTtagggcccaccaaaactctttcatcTACCTCAGACCAACACAGCGAGGTACGACATGATTTTCCATACAACACTTCAAATGGTGATCTGTACGATTGCACTTATgactcatcaatctatgctaatacacaagtcagagtcacctaatgtgacttgtACGATAGGATTAGGTGTAATAATATACGCtttagtgctacaatcacatgaaCACTAGCGATATTCGCTATAACATACTAGTTGGAATTGCCTATTGCAATCTATACGATAGGACTAGTatctacttggatccaaggcgagcgtgcggTGCTAATGTATCTCCATTTTAGCGTAGGAACTTATCCCCAGTTGTGTAATAAGTACTTCTCTAGTTCGACTACTTTACCCTTATGTTAACCATGCTATGACCATTTGTAGTTTATGAATTCTACCCACTACTACGCACTCTctttattagtttaaataatTTCTAGTTTCGGTTTTAATTTATCCACATTTTTACATCACTTACActtttggttacgtcaccttcgggtgacggCCAGCACACCTCGACTCCGATCGGAGTGTGTCACTTTACTTATATTCCACATTTTTTTCCTACAATtccactttttatttatttatttattaaaaccAATATATATAATGTGTACTACAAAAAGTTTACCTTGCCTCAAGAGAAAAACgctagagaaaaaaaatcaaagcctCCATCTCCCTCCTTCATCTTCATCCCTCTCATTGTTTCTAGTTTCGTAGTAACAAATGATAAGGCCCgtttggtattgaatttttttttttttaaccaaatatgcttcactttaaaattaaacaataaaaagtgtttggtaaaactGAAGGGAGCTATTATTGGTACTCTCAGATTCTCAATATACACTCCTACATTTTTTTACTTATCTATGCtcattttttagtgtaatttcCAATTTTACCTGTCTATTACTTTTAATCTCCCTAGAAGGGAGctattaaatataattttgttgACATAAATATAAGTTGGTCGGACTGTTTAGTTTAGAATCAATATTGATTTGctgaacataaataaaaaaattgtcgggattttagttaaatttttttccCGATTTGCTAAGAGACAGTAGCAAAACAAAGGTCATCAACGagcatttttcttccttctttttaacAGAACAAAATTGTTGCTAGGCAAAGGcaacaaataatattttgaaatacaacctaaaaattatgaattttgGGCACTcataattcattaaaaattttcattttcttcaacaTAATAAAAGGAATTTCAATCATATGTGGACTAGTCCGACATTTCTTCCATGTTAGCATTGTAAATTTCCTCAAAATTCTACAGCAACATCAAGTCCATATATGGTCTTTCATTCATGACTTACCCAGAAAAAAAGAACGAATTTTCTAGTAAGGACTCAAAGCAAATATGTAAAAAAGAAGTCTCTACAACAAACAATACACACCAATCAATTCATTAATAACCCTGTGAAAAATCATTGGTAACCAAAATATTTGTGTCGTCAAAACTACATTTAATTAGGTTTTCAAGATTCTAGGACCGGTAATAGATACCGGGGCTTTGCAATATTTGATTGATTACAATTCTGTATATAGTCCTTGATTGATTACAATTATGTAGATACCAGTGCTGGTTATCCAGTTGCAAAAGAGACCCCATAGGCTTTCGCTTTCGCATCTCTCTAAAATTACAATCATTGTAAAATCTTGgtttgtttaataattaataatcaGGAACTCCCAAGCACATGAATTCtccataaatatataaatagaaaTAATAGATAATTGAGGGCTTGTTATTCAACAGTATAACATGACTTATATACCCATGTCAACCAATACTAATCGATATCTATGTTATTATATATCTATTTTTAttgaaatgatttattttttagaatacATGAAATGAATTTAAAGGATTTATATACACATGATTTCGATAGGCTAATTATAATGGGTTGCTCGGGACTCGAACCCGGAACTAGTCGGATGGAGTAGAACTAAGAAAAGGAGAATAGCTAAATGAAAGATTAGGAAGAGTTTATATTGAGATTTTGAGAGTGCCAATAATAGTTCCCAAATTAAATATTTTGCTTATTATAAAAGCAATAGTTTTCAGACAGTAGCTTTTAAAAGCAACTTGTTGGTTGCCCTTAAAAgatgttttcataaaaaatggAGTTGACCATGTGGTTGCAAATTTCTGCCGTTTtttcctttgacgaaaatgcacctacaaaataataacaccttcAATTAAGGCCAAAAATCTCATGCGcccatgatgattttttttttgggggggggggggggggggggcgctaATTTGGCCAAAGAATCTTCAATGCCAAAATTAGAACTCTAAAAAGACTGTATttttaggagtttgtgggtagcaaattaGTGGGATAagtggggtatttataggagggtggccggccatatatGGTGCAAATAGGTGAAATAATATATTGGAATTGTTATGGCAATTATtccaaattaaataggaaatttgGGGAGTTACCTTATTGAAACAAATCCATGAGCGATTGATGGgttgaatttgaataaattccataatgatcacctttgactcttccatGGATGGAGGGAATCTTGAACCATTATTGTCTATTGCATACGTGTGGGAATTCGGGTGTGTCTCGTCTGTTTAACGAGGGTAATCTCGTCTTTCTTGTCCAAAAATCCATGAGTTGCCTCcatgatttttgggattatttttagctccacagagtctttaatgaatattttcaattcGTAAAATGCTTTCATTAGTTTGGCTACCATATGAGCCTAactttgttgaaaagaa encodes:
- the LOC137708724 gene encoding ribose-phosphate pyrophosphokinase 4, whose amino-acid sequence is MDKSQQKQLYLFYCAECEDLARQVASQSDHIILQTIKWRNFDDGFPNIFINNAQDLRGQHVAFLGSFNSQGVIFEQLSVIYALPRLFVASFTLVLPFFPTGSFERMEEEGDVATAFTMARMLSNIPISRGGPTSLVIYDIHALQERFYFGDHVLPLFETGIPLLKQRLHQLSDSDKIVVAFPDDGAWKRFHKQLDHFPMVVCNKVREGDKRIVRIKEGNPAGCHVVVVDDLVQSGGTLIECQKVLAAHGAAKVSAYVTHGVFPKRSWERFTHKDDGLEKAFAYFWITDSCPLTVKAVANKAPFEVLSLAGSIADALQT